In bacterium, a single genomic region encodes these proteins:
- the lepB gene encoding signal peptidase I: MLAKPTRSAARDYLEAILVALIIGVVLRAFVVQAYRIPSESMQNTLLPGDYLLVSKFAYHFSEPKPGDIVVFQYPLNPAKDYVKRCVAVEGQTVEVRDKVLYVNGQPAPVPDEVMYTDTRILPAQLSNRDNFGPAVVPPGHLFVMGDNRDNSRDSRDWGFLDKDLIRGKAMFIYWSWEPDPDAPKWESPYILPLLTIPFYNLAHFPTSTRWERIGKSL, translated from the coding sequence ATGCTGGCAAAACCCACACGCAGCGCCGCGCGCGACTACCTGGAAGCAATTCTGGTCGCGCTGATCATTGGCGTCGTCCTGCGCGCCTTCGTGGTGCAGGCCTACCGCATTCCGTCGGAATCGATGCAGAACACCCTGCTGCCCGGAGATTATCTCCTGGTCAGCAAGTTCGCCTACCATTTTTCCGAGCCGAAGCCGGGCGACATCGTGGTGTTCCAGTATCCGCTCAATCCGGCCAAGGATTATGTCAAGCGCTGCGTCGCCGTCGAAGGCCAGACCGTCGAAGTGCGCGACAAGGTGCTCTATGTCAACGGGCAGCCGGCGCCGGTTCCCGACGAAGTCATGTACACCGACACACGCATCCTCCCGGCGCAGTTGTCCAACCGCGACAACTTCGGCCCGGCGGTGGTCCCGCCCGGACATCTGTTCGTCATGGGTGACAATCGCGACAACTCCCGCGATTCGCGTGATTGGGGCTTCCTCGACAAGGACCTCATCCGCGGCAAGGCGATGTTCATCTATTGGTCCTGGGAACCCGATCCCGACGCCCCCAAATGGGAGAGCCCCTACATTCTGCCGCTATTGACCATTCCGTTTTACAATCTGGCGCATTTCCCCACCAGCACCCGGTGGGAGCGCATCGGCAAATCACTGTAG
- a CDS encoding metalloregulator ArsR/SmtB family transcription factor: MKKPDPSPQVPPEALRALADPTRMKIMLMLEGRRRTVGEIVAFFELSQPTISRHLRTLAEAGLVKREKSAQKVYYSINGDVLSQICIGLATSFPCCCVTVVPQREAAASSEAHPRKGGKR; encoded by the coding sequence ATGAAAAAACCGGACCCATCACCCCAAGTGCCGCCCGAGGCGCTGCGCGCTTTGGCCGACCCCACGCGCATGAAGATCATGCTCATGCTCGAGGGGCGGCGTCGCACGGTCGGCGAGATTGTCGCGTTCTTCGAACTCTCGCAGCCGACCATCTCCCGCCATCTGCGGACACTGGCCGAGGCGGGGCTGGTCAAACGCGAGAAATCGGCGCAGAAAGTCTATTACTCGATCAACGGCGATGTCTTAAGCCAGATCTGCATCGGCCTGGCGACGAGCTTCCCCTGCTGCTGCGTGACGGTGGTTCCGCAACGGGAGGCGGCAGCTTCGTCGGAGGCCCACCCGCGGAAAGGAGGAAAGCGATGA
- a CDS encoding arsenite methyltransferase — translation MSHKQSITDAVRAHYAAIASKRASCCGPDTCCGDGAVTDMTTGYRPEELGKIPEGANLNLGCGNPTALADLRPGEVVIDLGSGAGIDCFLAAERVGPEGRVIGIDMTEEMIAQARANGRRGNFQNVEFRHGQIEAMPVADNTADVIISNCVINLAPDKEQVFREMFRVLKPGGRFIVSDIVTRGQIPDARRRDMEAWAGCIAGALPKEAYLAIVQAVGFTELDIRAEVEYDYQRSADFALMSLTLAARKPAA, via the coding sequence ATGAGCCACAAGCAATCCATTACCGATGCGGTGCGGGCGCATTACGCCGCCATTGCCAGCAAACGTGCCTCCTGCTGCGGACCCGACACCTGCTGCGGCGACGGCGCCGTGACCGATATGACCACCGGTTACCGGCCGGAGGAACTGGGAAAGATTCCGGAGGGAGCCAATCTCAACCTGGGCTGTGGAAACCCCACCGCCCTCGCCGATCTGCGGCCGGGCGAAGTGGTGATCGATCTTGGCTCGGGCGCCGGGATCGACTGTTTCCTGGCGGCCGAACGGGTCGGCCCCGAGGGGCGGGTGATTGGCATCGACATGACCGAAGAAATGATCGCCCAGGCGCGCGCGAACGGCCGGCGCGGCAACTTCCAGAATGTCGAGTTTCGTCACGGGCAGATTGAGGCCATGCCGGTGGCGGACAACACCGCCGACGTCATCATTTCCAATTGTGTGATCAACCTCGCGCCGGACAAGGAGCAGGTCTTCCGCGAGATGTTCCGTGTGCTCAAGCCCGGGGGGCGTTTCATCGTCTCCGACATCGTCACCCGCGGACAGATTCCCGACGCCCGGCGCCGCGACATGGAAGCGTGGGCCGGCTGCATCGCCGGCGCCCTGCCGAAGGAGGCCTACCTGGCGATCGTCCAGGCGGTGGGCTTCACCGAGCTGGACATCCGCGCCGAGGTCGAATACGACTACCAGAGATCGGCCGACTTCGCGCTGATGTCGCTGACCCTGGCGGCGCGCAAGCCGGCGGCCTGA
- the tadA gene encoding tRNA adenosine(34) deaminase TadA, with amino-acid sequence MFNFDPTFDYERALFFMKQALREAQRAFDEGEVPIGAVVVKEGMVVGRGHNQTERLNDPTAHAEILALGAASEHFDSWRLLDATVYSTIEPCVMCAGALVMARVKRVVYGAPDPKFGGCVSIFKIPTDARLNHRVDVVGGVMAEEAAELMRLFFAKRREQNPGRRGP; translated from the coding sequence ATGTTCAACTTCGATCCGACCTTTGATTACGAGCGCGCGCTGTTTTTCATGAAGCAGGCGCTGCGCGAGGCGCAGCGGGCCTTCGACGAGGGGGAAGTGCCGATCGGGGCGGTGGTGGTCAAGGAGGGGATGGTCGTGGGACGCGGCCACAACCAGACGGAGCGTCTCAACGATCCCACCGCCCACGCGGAAATCCTGGCGTTGGGCGCGGCCTCGGAACACTTCGACTCGTGGCGGCTGCTGGACGCGACGGTCTACTCGACCATTGAACCCTGCGTCATGTGCGCGGGGGCGCTGGTGATGGCGCGGGTCAAGCGGGTGGTCTATGGCGCGCCCGATCCGAAGTTCGGCGGCTGTGTCTCGATCTTCAAGATCCCGACCGACGCACGCCTCAATCACCGGGTGGATGTGGTGGGGGGTGTGATGGCGGAAGAGGCCGCGGAGCTGATGCGGCTTTTTTTCGCCAAACGCCGTGAACAGAACCCCGGACGCCGAGGCCCATGA
- a CDS encoding cupin domain-containing protein, which translates to MNEAARSQLMDEFVGTLAPLHLYPLWRQQGLLIRKPTTRAIPYLWPYAPIRERLLRAGELITAEEAERRVLILRNPGLEGKPAATARLYAGMQLVLPHEIAPAHYHSASAIRFVVEGAGAYTAVDGERAIMAPGDLVLTAAWAVHDHGNETDVPMIWLDGLDLPLVNGLECSFFSEIETRTQKLTLPDDVSERTYAQGAMRPDWVAWSKNHSPLMKYPWTATERILLDAWKDGAAGTPADAIRFEYTNPITGGPVLPTMSCFAQLLPPQSHTAAHRHTASAVYHVVRGGGTTIIDGEPIHWQEKDTFALPGWAVHEHINSCTEPALLFSFTDDPTLRALGFYHERSEQRQG; encoded by the coding sequence ATGAACGAGGCGGCAAGAAGCCAATTGATGGATGAGTTTGTCGGCACGCTGGCTCCGCTGCACCTGTATCCGCTCTGGCGCCAGCAGGGACTTTTGATCCGCAAGCCGACCACCCGGGCGATTCCCTACCTGTGGCCTTATGCGCCGATCCGCGAACGGCTGCTGCGCGCCGGCGAATTGATCACCGCCGAGGAGGCCGAGCGCCGCGTGCTGATTCTGCGCAACCCCGGACTGGAGGGAAAGCCGGCCGCAACCGCGCGGTTGTATGCCGGCATGCAGCTGGTCCTGCCGCATGAAATCGCGCCGGCTCATTACCACTCGGCCAGCGCGATCCGGTTTGTCGTCGAGGGAGCGGGAGCCTACACGGCCGTCGACGGCGAGCGCGCGATCATGGCGCCGGGCGATCTGGTCCTCACCGCCGCCTGGGCGGTGCATGACCACGGCAACGAGACTGATGTCCCGATGATCTGGCTGGATGGACTGGACCTGCCGCTGGTCAATGGCCTGGAGTGCTCCTTTTTCAGCGAGATTGAGACGCGCACCCAGAAACTGACGCTGCCGGATGACGTTTCGGAGCGCACCTACGCGCAGGGGGCGATGCGTCCCGATTGGGTCGCCTGGTCGAAGAACCATTCGCCCCTGATGAAGTATCCCTGGACGGCGACGGAGCGGATTCTGCTGGACGCGTGGAAAGATGGCGCCGCCGGCACGCCCGCCGATGCGATTCGCTTTGAATACACCAATCCCATCACCGGCGGGCCGGTTTTGCCGACGATGTCCTGCTTTGCGCAACTGTTGCCGCCGCAGTCGCACACCGCGGCGCACCGTCACACCGCCAGCGCGGTTTACCATGTGGTGCGCGGCGGCGGCACGACGATCATCGACGGGGAGCCGATCCATTGGCAGGAGAAGGACACCTTCGCCCTGCCGGGGTGGGCAGTCCATGAACACATCAATTCATGCACGGAGCCCGCGCTGCTGTTCTCGTTTACCGACGATCCGACGCTGCGGGCGCTGGGGTTTTACCACGAACGCTCCGAACAACGACAGGGCTGA
- a CDS encoding fumarylacetoacetate hydrolase family protein: MRLLTLKSPAGPVAAVERPEGRRLIQNQQGQTYPDIGALLRESDWRAIAERASRPAAMDWPVLRPIHEPGATVCVGLNYRRHIQEMGRQMPTVPTLFAKIPRALTDPETTIMLPAASEMVDYEGELTIVIGRGGRNIPSERAWEAVAGLTLLNDVTARDFQKRSLQWFAGKNWERCTPVGPAVVTPDDLPGFGEREIVTRVNGQERQRSPLSDLIFDVPTLVADLSRIITLHPGDLIATGTPGGVGDAMTPPSYLQPGDTVEITIDGIGTLRNRFDRVR; encoded by the coding sequence GTGCGCTTGCTCACTTTGAAAAGCCCCGCCGGGCCGGTGGCCGCGGTGGAGCGTCCTGAGGGACGCCGCCTCATTCAGAATCAGCAGGGACAGACCTATCCCGACATCGGCGCGCTATTGCGCGAAAGCGATTGGCGCGCGATCGCCGAACGGGCCAGCCGGCCGGCGGCGATGGACTGGCCGGTCCTGCGACCGATCCACGAGCCCGGCGCCACGGTCTGCGTCGGACTGAATTATCGTCGCCACATTCAAGAGATGGGGCGTCAGATGCCGACTGTCCCCACTCTGTTTGCCAAGATTCCGCGGGCGCTGACCGACCCCGAGACCACCATCATGCTGCCCGCAGCGTCGGAGATGGTCGATTACGAGGGCGAACTGACGATCGTCATCGGACGCGGCGGACGAAATATCCCGTCGGAACGCGCTTGGGAGGCGGTCGCGGGGCTCACGCTGTTGAATGACGTCACCGCCCGTGATTTCCAGAAGCGGTCGTTGCAGTGGTTTGCCGGCAAAAACTGGGAACGCTGCACACCGGTCGGGCCGGCGGTGGTGACCCCCGATGACCTGCCCGGGTTCGGGGAACGGGAGATTGTCACGCGGGTCAACGGGCAGGAGCGCCAGCGCTCGCCGTTGTCGGATCTCATCTTCGATGTCCCGACGCTGGTGGCCGACTTATCGCGCATCATCACCCTGCACCCCGGCGATTTGATCGCCACCGGCACGCCGGGCGGTGTCGGTGACGCGATGACGCCGCCATCGTATCTGCAACCGGGGGACACCGTGGAGATCACCATCGACGGGATCGGCACCCTGCGCAATCGGTTCGACCGGGTCCGATGA
- a CDS encoding flavin reductase family protein: MIIDPRTLDRAALNGLINGLVIPRPIAWVSTLSAQGQPNLAPFSFFNAFSFFPPTVAIGPGSRQGVNKDTLRNIRATGEFAISLVSEALARLANATGAEFPPEVNEWEALGIEGADCVEIRPQRVAASPAAFECKLLQIVDLGAPELPTNSLVIGRVVRIHVDDAAMDGMRPRSAALRLVARMGGTEWCRTTDTFHLMRPASADPAAVRRELDEGQ; the protein is encoded by the coding sequence ATGATCATCGATCCACGCACACTGGACCGGGCCGCGCTGAACGGGCTCATCAACGGGCTGGTGATTCCGCGCCCAATCGCCTGGGTCTCGACCCTGAGCGCGCAGGGGCAGCCGAACCTGGCGCCGTTCTCGTTTTTCAACGCCTTCTCCTTCTTTCCGCCCACCGTGGCCATCGGCCCGGGGAGCCGTCAAGGCGTCAACAAGGACACCCTGCGCAATATCCGCGCGACCGGGGAGTTTGCCATCTCGCTGGTGAGCGAGGCGTTGGCGCGTCTGGCCAACGCCACCGGCGCCGAGTTTCCCCCCGAGGTCAACGAGTGGGAGGCGCTGGGGATCGAGGGCGCCGATTGCGTGGAGATCCGCCCGCAACGAGTCGCCGCCTCGCCGGCGGCGTTTGAATGCAAGTTGCTGCAGATTGTCGACCTCGGCGCGCCGGAGCTGCCGACCAACTCGCTGGTCATCGGACGGGTTGTGCGCATTCATGTCGACGATGCGGCCATGGATGGGATGCGTCCGCGTTCGGCGGCGTTGCGTCTGGTGGCGCGCATGGGCGGGACCGAGTGGTGCCGCACCACCGACACTTTCCATCTGATGCGTCCGGCCAGCGCCGACCCTGCGGCGGTGCGGCGGGAGCTGGACGAGGGCCAATGA
- a CDS encoding acetate--CoA ligase family protein — protein sequence MNRLLAPQTVAVIGASPHPDKIGHVLMRNLAGFAGRVYPVHPSADEVLGCRAYPSVRAIPETIDLALVAIPPQATPTALEDCAAAGVGAAIIYSGGWAEAGGEGITAQAQALQIARAAGLRLLGPNTSGFVLPAAGLYATFVPDLPSKLQGGTLAIVSQSGGVNVSLCFLAQNEGLGVRLGIGLGNACDIGWSDALDWLAADRETAVVALALEGVVNGRALYESLERLTAKHPVVAYTVGRSDVGGFAKSHTGVLTGSHRVKRAALAQAGAVVVDSLTELIDAAQALGATRLMPRRDYGVGVVTGQAGPGLILTDELRARGISLPPLPKTSRARLTELLPPLTYQENPVDTGRPGPTFTQVIQTVRQAEGIDLLAVSLLHEPGAVDPVSALADAAPCVLCSLGPAESTAEVRDHLRSARIPVLPSPERAAAGVAALIDDARRQWRKSQQRPGRSPSNAPQFRPADGVWNEDSAKELVAQLGIAVPPRVVCATVAEAEAAFARLGPPVVAKILHVDIAHKTEAGGVHLNVRTVDGLRGALEAMSRIAGGRYLIERMAAPGPELLIGARRDPSFGPIVALGSGGIGTEVDDDAVIRLAPLSTAEAATMLDELKSAARYRGFRGDPRVDEQVLAEALAALGNLLAMRSDINEIEINPLRVTDQGLIALDALVVAR from the coding sequence GTGAACCGACTCCTCGCGCCCCAGACCGTCGCCGTCATCGGCGCTTCGCCCCATCCGGACAAGATCGGCCATGTGCTGATGCGCAACCTGGCCGGGTTTGCCGGACGGGTCTATCCGGTGCATCCGTCCGCGGACGAGGTGCTGGGATGCCGCGCCTATCCCTCGGTGCGCGCGATACCGGAAACGATCGATCTGGCATTGGTGGCGATCCCGCCACAGGCGACGCCGACGGCGCTGGAAGATTGCGCCGCGGCCGGAGTCGGCGCGGCGATCATCTACTCAGGGGGATGGGCCGAGGCAGGCGGCGAAGGCATCACCGCGCAGGCCCAGGCCTTGCAAATCGCGCGCGCCGCGGGGCTGCGCCTGCTGGGACCGAACACTTCGGGGTTTGTGCTGCCGGCGGCGGGACTGTATGCCACCTTCGTCCCCGATTTGCCGTCCAAGCTGCAGGGTGGTACGCTGGCCATCGTGTCGCAGAGCGGTGGGGTCAATGTCAGTCTCTGTTTCCTGGCGCAGAATGAAGGACTGGGAGTTCGTCTGGGGATCGGCCTCGGCAATGCCTGTGATATCGGCTGGTCCGACGCTCTCGACTGGCTGGCGGCGGACCGTGAGACCGCCGTGGTCGCGCTGGCGCTGGAAGGCGTGGTGAATGGGCGCGCGCTCTATGAGTCGCTGGAGCGGCTCACGGCCAAGCATCCGGTGGTGGCATACACCGTGGGACGCAGCGATGTCGGCGGATTCGCCAAGTCGCACACCGGCGTGCTGACCGGAAGCCATCGGGTCAAACGCGCGGCGCTGGCGCAGGCGGGCGCGGTGGTGGTCGACTCGCTGACGGAGTTGATCGATGCGGCGCAAGCGTTGGGCGCGACGCGTCTGATGCCCCGCCGCGATTACGGCGTCGGCGTTGTCACCGGCCAGGCCGGGCCGGGCCTGATTCTCACCGATGAATTGCGCGCGCGTGGGATTTCGCTGCCGCCGTTGCCGAAGACGTCGCGCGCGCGGCTGACCGAATTGCTTCCCCCGCTCACTTATCAGGAAAACCCCGTCGATACCGGCCGTCCGGGACCGACCTTTACGCAAGTCATCCAAACGGTGCGTCAGGCCGAAGGCATCGACCTGTTGGCGGTTTCGCTTCTGCACGAACCCGGCGCGGTCGATCCCGTGAGCGCGTTGGCCGATGCCGCACCGTGTGTGCTCTGCAGTCTAGGGCCGGCGGAATCGACCGCCGAAGTCCGCGACCATCTGAGGTCGGCACGTATACCGGTTCTGCCGTCGCCCGAACGGGCCGCGGCGGGTGTGGCGGCCTTGATTGACGATGCCCGCCGGCAATGGCGAAAGTCGCAGCAGAGGCCCGGTCGCTCCCCATCAAATGCGCCGCAGTTCCGGCCCGCCGATGGCGTGTGGAACGAGGATTCCGCCAAGGAATTGGTCGCGCAACTTGGCATCGCGGTGCCGCCGCGTGTTGTCTGCGCAACAGTCGCCGAGGCGGAGGCGGCTTTTGCCCGTCTCGGCCCACCGGTGGTCGCCAAGATTTTGCACGTCGATATCGCGCACAAGACCGAAGCCGGAGGAGTGCATTTGAATGTGCGCACGGTCGATGGATTGCGCGGCGCATTGGAGGCGATGAGCCGAATCGCGGGGGGTCGTTATCTTATCGAACGCATGGCGGCGCCCGGTCCGGAGTTGCTCATCGGGGCGCGTCGCGACCCATCCTTCGGGCCGATTGTCGCGCTGGGCAGCGGCGGGATTGGCACGGAGGTCGATGACGATGCGGTGATCCGTCTGGCGCCGCTTTCGACCGCCGAAGCGGCGACGATGCTCGATGAACTGAAATCGGCGGCGCGGTACCGGGGATTCCGCGGCGATCCGCGGGTCGATGAGCAGGTCTTGGCAGAGGCGCTGGCGGCCTTGGGAAATCTGCTGGCAATGCGCAGTGATATCAACGAGATCGAGATCAATCCGTTGCGGGTCACTGACCAGGGATTGATCGCGCTCGATGCGCTGGTGGTGGCGCGTTGA
- a CDS encoding FAD-dependent monooxygenase codes for MTRRDVIVVGAGPVGMTAALALRSLGLPATIIEAGAPDRVRPGSRAIFIHRASLLLLEQIQSGLGIELNRHGLTWQTKRTLYRGREVFRRTYPPPPTNVIPTATSLPQIVTEQVLYRACVAAGVEFIWDTPVTAASAEPDAVALATSMGEAFAARYVIAADGARSAVRETAGLRLEGPQTTNAFVIVDAAEDPTRPLPVERVFHYEHPAVDGRNVLYVPFAGHWRIDLQCHPGDDPDSFSGAEGARRWLPHVIRPDYADRITWVSTYIFRQAVADSFADARRRILLTGEAAHVFAPFGARGLNSGIPDACLAARAIHKALSASSPGEAAAAIEHFARSRRAAALRNRASSNVALRHLTAPTPWRRLARRGAAALAPMISATGKWLDRAPYGPPLGSPDADGMQY; via the coding sequence TTGACCCGGCGTGACGTCATCGTGGTCGGCGCCGGACCGGTCGGGATGACCGCGGCGCTGGCGTTGCGGAGTCTCGGCCTGCCGGCGACGATCATCGAGGCGGGCGCCCCCGATCGGGTCCGTCCCGGCAGCCGCGCCATCTTCATTCACCGCGCTTCGCTTCTGCTCCTGGAACAGATCCAGTCCGGGTTGGGCATTGAACTGAACCGCCATGGCCTGACCTGGCAGACCAAGCGCACGCTCTATCGCGGACGCGAGGTCTTCCGACGGACTTATCCGCCGCCGCCGACGAACGTGATTCCCACCGCGACCAGTCTGCCGCAGATTGTCACCGAACAGGTGCTCTATCGCGCCTGTGTCGCCGCCGGTGTGGAATTCATCTGGGACACGCCGGTCACCGCCGCGTCGGCGGAGCCCGATGCCGTCGCCCTGGCGACATCGATGGGTGAGGCCTTCGCCGCGCGCTATGTAATCGCCGCCGACGGCGCGCGTTCGGCGGTGCGTGAAACCGCCGGGTTGCGTCTCGAGGGACCGCAGACCACCAACGCGTTCGTGATCGTGGATGCCGCCGAAGATCCGACCCGGCCGCTGCCGGTGGAACGTGTGTTCCACTACGAGCATCCGGCGGTCGACGGGCGCAACGTCCTCTATGTGCCATTCGCCGGACATTGGCGGATCGACCTGCAGTGCCATCCGGGGGATGATCCCGACAGCTTCAGCGGCGCCGAGGGCGCGCGTCGCTGGTTGCCCCACGTAATTCGTCCCGATTACGCTGATCGGATCACCTGGGTGTCGACGTATATCTTCCGCCAGGCGGTGGCCGACTCCTTCGCCGATGCGAGGCGGCGCATCCTATTGACCGGAGAGGCGGCGCATGTGTTCGCCCCCTTCGGGGCGCGGGGGTTGAATTCGGGGATTCCCGATGCCTGTCTGGCGGCGCGTGCCATCCATAAAGCGCTGTCCGCCAGTTCGCCCGGCGAGGCCGCCGCCGCCATCGAGCACTTCGCGCGGTCGCGCCGCGCCGCGGCACTGCGCAATCGCGCATCATCCAATGTTGCCCTCCGCCACTTGACCGCACCGACCCCCTGGCGCCGCCTGGCGCGCCGCGGCGCCGCCGCGCTGGCGCCGATGATTTCAGCCACGGGGAAATGGCTCGATCGCGCGCCCTATGGCCCGCCGCTCGGGTCGCCTGATGCCGATGGGATGCAGTATTAG
- a CDS encoding SDR family NAD(P)-dependent oxidoreductase yields the protein MSTSDTLTTGQSRLSRFTFAPEPHDNPRVAVASAASLRGRVAIVSGGASGIARAIATELAQHGADVAIIHHGQPHPAETLCSVIQSFGSKSLAIDTDITNEIACAHMVADVFDHLGVVDILVHFADFRTETPIHLLHRKDWDLVVHEGLGGAYNLTRALINPMRQHGGGRVIFVVETPWRQNRRQYGQVMTGESAITGLARALAVENAARGITVNCVATGIFETPRTVELTSKERERISGMVPAARMGRPEEAARLVAFLASDDASYITGQLIAIDGGLSI from the coding sequence ATGAGCACGTCCGACACACTCACCACCGGCCAAAGCCGCCTGTCACGTTTCACCTTCGCGCCCGAACCCCACGACAATCCCCGCGTAGCCGTCGCGTCCGCCGCGTCCCTGCGGGGACGTGTCGCCATTGTGTCCGGCGGCGCGTCCGGCATTGCGCGCGCCATCGCCACCGAACTGGCCCAGCATGGCGCCGATGTCGCCATCATCCATCATGGCCAGCCGCATCCGGCCGAAACTCTCTGCAGCGTCATTCAGTCGTTCGGCTCCAAGTCGCTGGCCATCGATACCGACATCACCAATGAAATCGCATGCGCCCACATGGTCGCCGATGTCTTCGATCACCTGGGCGTGGTCGATATCCTCGTGCACTTCGCCGACTTCCGCACCGAAACGCCAATCCATCTGCTGCACCGCAAGGATTGGGACCTGGTCGTCCATGAAGGGCTCGGCGGGGCCTACAATCTCACCCGCGCCCTGATCAACCCGATGCGCCAGCACGGCGGCGGACGGGTCATCTTTGTGGTCGAGACCCCTTGGCGGCAGAACCGCCGTCAGTATGGCCAGGTCATGACCGGCGAATCGGCGATCACCGGTCTGGCGCGCGCGCTGGCGGTCGAAAACGCCGCCCGCGGCATCACCGTCAACTGCGTCGCCACGGGCATCTTCGAAACGCCGCGCACCGTCGAACTGACGTCGAAGGAGCGCGAACGGATCAGCGGCATGGTCCCGGCGGCGCGCATGGGACGTCCCGAGGAGGCGGCGCGCCTGGTGGCTTTCCTCGCCTCCGATGATGCGTCCTACATCACCGGCCAGTTGATCGCCATCGATGGCGGTCTTTCGATCTGA
- a CDS encoding sugar phosphate nucleotidyltransferase, translated as MTTHTHETRTAVILAGGKGTRLRPYTTSFPKPLMPIGDRPVLEILIDQLVRDGFTDFRFAVGHLAELIEAYFGDGSRWGDHVRIAYSRESAPMGTAGPLSILAPQLPEHFLVLNGDVMTDLDYGAFLATHQRNTPARLLTISTHRRVLCSEYGVLNATSEGLVREYSEKPSYHLSVSEGVYAFSREALSWIPKNQRFDFPDLVARLLREHLPVVACEHTGLWLDIGRPDDYEEAQRLVADHPERFVALRRIPAAARSGLEAPPPLAETQRRS; from the coding sequence GTGACCACACACACCCACGAAACCCGTACGGCCGTCATTCTGGCGGGAGGCAAGGGCACGCGCCTGCGCCCTTACACGACATCTTTTCCCAAGCCGCTCATGCCGATCGGGGATCGCCCGGTGCTGGAGATTTTGATCGATCAACTCGTCCGCGATGGTTTCACCGACTTTCGGTTCGCTGTTGGTCACCTGGCCGAATTGATCGAGGCCTATTTCGGCGATGGGTCGCGTTGGGGCGATCATGTCCGAATTGCCTACTCCCGCGAGAGCGCGCCGATGGGCACCGCGGGTCCGTTGTCGATTCTTGCGCCGCAATTGCCCGAGCATTTCCTCGTGCTTAACGGCGATGTCATGACCGATTTGGATTACGGCGCCTTCCTCGCGACGCACCAGCGCAACACGCCGGCGCGATTGCTCACCATCTCCACCCACCGCCGCGTGCTGTGTTCCGAGTATGGCGTGCTCAACGCCACCAGCGAGGGGCTGGTGCGCGAATACAGCGAGAAGCCATCGTATCACCTCTCGGTTTCAGAGGGGGTCTACGCCTTTTCGCGCGAGGCGCTCTCCTGGATTCCGAAGAATCAACGCTTCGACTTTCCCGATCTGGTCGCGCGCCTGTTGCGCGAGCACCTGCCGGTGGTCGCCTGCGAGCACACCGGGCTCTGGCTCGACATCGGGCGTCCCGACGATTACGAAGAAGCCCAGCGGCTGGTCGCCGATCATCCGGAGCGGTTTGTCGCGCTCCGGAGGATTCCGGCCGCCGCGCGCTCCGGCCTCGAGGCGCCGCCGCCCCTGGCCGAGACGCAACGACGCTCGTGA
- a CDS encoding SDR family oxidoreductase: MRIAITGASGLLGRALLIAGRQRGHDLVAGAHSTPVATAASVLPLDLQEEDSIRRFVADARAELIVHSGAITDVDLCEQHPDLAQRINADATRALVSAADRAGARVIFVSTDYVFDGLTGPYDENAVPRPINAYGRAKRAGEEAALAGAAAHAVVRSASFLDVDELEPPSFAARMLEAIRDHPPFLAPTDQRSNVTPVDELARGILLLAESGEGGLWHIVHPTVLSRYEFALLLARAAGLEESRVKPTNYISLGRPALRPLNGGLIGEKAIARFGLQFPPLEIALERILTRTTD, encoded by the coding sequence ATGCGAATCGCCATCACCGGCGCCTCCGGCCTGTTGGGACGGGCCCTTCTGATCGCCGGGCGACAGCGCGGTCATGATCTGGTGGCCGGCGCGCACTCCACACCGGTGGCGACGGCGGCATCGGTCCTGCCGTTGGACTTGCAGGAGGAAGATTCGATCCGTCGGTTTGTTGCCGACGCCCGTGCCGAGCTCATCGTGCATTCCGGCGCCATCACCGATGTCGATCTTTGCGAACAGCATCCGGACCTGGCGCAACGCATCAACGCCGATGCGACACGCGCCTTGGTGTCGGCGGCGGACCGTGCGGGCGCGCGCGTGATTTTTGTGTCGACCGACTATGTTTTCGATGGACTTACCGGGCCCTATGACGAGAACGCCGTGCCGCGACCCATCAATGCCTATGGCCGCGCCAAACGCGCCGGGGAGGAGGCGGCGTTGGCCGGTGCTGCCGCCCACGCCGTCGTGCGCTCGGCCAGTTTTCTCGATGTCGACGAACTGGAGCCCCCCAGCTTCGCCGCGCGCATGCTGGAAGCGATCCGCGATCACCCGCCGTTTCTGGCTCCCACCGATCAGCGCTCCAACGTCACGCCCGTGGATGAACTGGCCCGCGGCATCCTGCTGCTCGCCGAGAGCGGCGAGGGCGGCCTCTGGCACATCGTGCATCCGACCGTGCTCTCACGCTACGAGTTCGCCCTCCTTCTTGCCCGTGCCGCCGGACTTGAGGAATCACGGGTCAAGCCGACCAATTACATTTCGCTGGGCCGCCCGGCATTGCGTCCGCTCAACGGTGGACTGATCGGCGAGAAAGCCATCGCCCGCTTTGGCCTGCAATTTCCGCCTCTGGAGATTGCCTTGGAACGGATCCTGACTCGCACCACCGACTGA